A genomic segment from Flammeovirga pectinis encodes:
- a CDS encoding FG-GAP-like repeat-containing protein gives MRLNKLFILTILLSIIGYQSNAQGFEEINFPELPLIRNSEIISLDIDNDGLLDLILAGQDENDNWVISIRKFDGMNWLNWSNGIIPVQSPSISTGDLNKDGLVDIIISGETEIGQGVVHAYLNLGNGHWRATVSLLPQISNSTSVIADIYHTGNEGVLLTGDVGDSTYISYWEFDENDNWKDKKIGLPSFKDGVIEVFDANNDGYLDVFLGGTNNYGTYFSQLYLNFGANQWEPAITSFLYGSSLIVKKADLNADGRTDLIFSFFGSGGISTAKAYLNLETGWQEQTWGLPQLAGGDIVTADFNNDNLVDIVISGVNSAGIKEIKVMYNAGTQFTNSGIGLTEIYNGSIEVLDWNNDQRLDLIVSGETYTGTRTITYLNKHFSVPQTVISPNNLTVETIMNSVTLSWDTVPDSKGYRIGLGRDTNDYSMLLIQADVNNNVNQKNTYLHQNKYKLDSLEEGMYYWTIYAIGNNNQYSSLSPEQTFIICDKPNLGADISVCAGIDFSLSEGLESDIVTWSLLDGTIISNEKELTTSFTETTAVEVAVEKTLGCTVKDTITINILPLPEINLLDQNICYLEQTQLQIPGDWQEVNWYEEGNITPIKENEWFLVVDVLETKTYVAEIINHNGCIGYDTVTIEMLPLPEFNLGADLSICEGNEFRVEIETLHDIATIEWYSEFSGLLPEETSTEYSATVFNDEKIWAVVTNINGCVFSDTLIFNKLALPEFNLGGNKAICFKEEFEFNIGTENDKVEWFSKNLGALNEGNIYIHKAVEEDSLWCKVTNQLGCSWADTIAINILQLPEINLPSKYEICFNQTGILTVDGDWKEVNWYVLNGDKLIEEPNPTFSFIATESQEIVAEVYSWEGCVAFDTVAIEVFELPIAKAGIDHSICTSSEVVIGENTNSNFTYSWSPALGLNSTSIAQPMASPQSTTTYFLTVTSEKGCVSIQDSVTVSVNEFYAVNAGNDQEICIGEGVEIGGYPVIDGGEHDYNFSWKPKVGLDNATSAHPFASPTTTQEYIVTASLGDCISYQDTVIVTVNPLPEIIISNDIAIGYKGEITLSASGGKYYLWYPDYNIDQPNIATPTVNPEVTTTYTVEVMTDKGCTDTKEVTVYVGNEVFVPNLFTPNNDGNNDTFLVYGKGINTLSIKVTDQKGKVVYFSNTKEDIMEKGWDGKNGTIDLPNGTYYWKIQGEYEDGSEVSFKGGNTGTINLLR, from the coding sequence ATGAGACTTAATAAACTATTTATATTAACTATATTATTATCAATAATTGGTTATCAAAGTAATGCACAGGGGTTTGAGGAAATTAATTTCCCTGAACTACCTTTAATAAGGAATAGTGAAATCATATCTTTAGATATTGATAATGACGGCCTTTTAGACTTAATTTTAGCAGGACAGGACGAAAATGATAATTGGGTAATATCTATCAGAAAATTTGATGGTATGAATTGGTTAAATTGGAGTAATGGAATTATACCTGTTCAATCTCCTAGTATTTCTACAGGTGATCTAAATAAAGATGGTTTGGTTGATATTATTATATCTGGCGAAACAGAAATTGGACAAGGAGTAGTACATGCATATTTAAATCTTGGAAATGGTCATTGGAGAGCAACAGTAAGTCTTCTTCCTCAAATTAGCAATTCTACATCGGTGATTGCAGATATTTATCATACAGGTAACGAGGGTGTATTATTAACTGGAGATGTAGGTGATAGTACTTATATTAGTTATTGGGAATTTGATGAGAATGATAATTGGAAGGACAAAAAGATAGGATTACCCTCCTTTAAAGATGGAGTAATAGAAGTTTTTGATGCTAATAATGATGGATACTTAGATGTTTTCCTTGGCGGGACAAATAATTATGGGACTTATTTTTCTCAGCTATATTTAAATTTTGGAGCTAATCAATGGGAGCCTGCAATAACATCGTTTCTATATGGGTCTTCTTTAATTGTAAAAAAAGCAGACTTAAATGCAGATGGAAGAACAGATTTAATTTTCTCATTTTTTGGAAGTGGGGGAATATCGACTGCAAAAGCTTATTTAAATTTGGAAACTGGGTGGCAAGAACAAACTTGGGGTCTACCACAATTGGCAGGGGGAGATATTGTAACCGCCGATTTTAACAATGATAATTTAGTAGATATTGTTATTTCCGGTGTTAATTCTGCAGGAATTAAAGAAATAAAAGTAATGTATAATGCGGGTACTCAATTTACAAACTCAGGAATAGGTCTTACAGAAATTTATAATGGAAGTATTGAGGTTTTAGACTGGAATAATGACCAAAGATTAGACCTTATTGTATCTGGTGAAACATATACAGGTACAAGAACAATTACCTATTTAAATAAACACTTTTCAGTACCCCAAACTGTTATTTCCCCAAATAACCTTACTGTAGAAACCATTATGAACAGTGTAACACTTAGTTGGGATACCGTTCCTGATTCAAAAGGTTACCGTATTGGATTAGGTCGGGATACTAATGATTATTCAATGTTACTTATTCAAGCAGATGTAAATAATAATGTCAATCAAAAAAACACCTACCTACATCAAAATAAATATAAATTAGATTCTTTAGAAGAAGGAATGTATTATTGGACAATATATGCTATTGGAAACAATAATCAGTATTCATCATTATCACCAGAACAAACATTTATTATTTGTGATAAACCTAACCTTGGTGCTGATATATCTGTTTGTGCAGGTATTGATTTTTCTTTATCAGAAGGTCTTGAAAGTGATATAGTGACTTGGTCTTTATTAGACGGCACAATTATAAGTAACGAGAAAGAATTAACTACTTCATTTACCGAAACAACAGCAGTAGAAGTTGCAGTCGAAAAAACTTTAGGTTGTACAGTAAAAGATACTATAACAATCAATATTTTACCATTACCCGAAATAAACTTGTTAGATCAGAATATTTGTTACTTAGAACAAACACAGTTACAAATTCCGGGTGATTGGCAAGAAGTAAATTGGTATGAAGAAGGGAATATAACTCCAATTAAAGAAAATGAATGGTTTTTAGTTGTGGATGTTTTAGAAACAAAGACCTACGTCGCAGAAATTATTAATCACAATGGCTGTATCGGATATGATACAGTAACTATTGAAATGTTACCCTTACCAGAATTTAATTTAGGTGCTGATTTAAGTATATGTGAAGGCAATGAATTTAGAGTAGAGATAGAGACATTACATGATATTGCTACAATAGAATGGTATTCAGAATTTAGTGGCTTACTACCCGAAGAAACATCAACCGAATACAGTGCAACAGTCTTTAATGATGAAAAAATATGGGCGGTCGTTACAAATATAAATGGATGTGTATTCTCTGATACGTTAATTTTTAATAAATTAGCTTTACCAGAATTTAATTTAGGAGGGAATAAAGCAATTTGTTTTAAAGAGGAATTTGAATTTAATATTGGTACTGAAAACGATAAAGTTGAATGGTTCTCCAAAAATTTAGGAGCTTTAAATGAAGGGAATATATATATACACAAAGCAGTTGAAGAAGATTCATTGTGGTGTAAAGTTACAAATCAATTAGGCTGTTCATGGGCAGATACAATTGCTATAAACATATTACAATTACCAGAAATAAACCTTCCATCAAAATATGAAATTTGTTTTAATCAAACAGGAATTTTGACTGTTGATGGAGATTGGAAAGAAGTAAATTGGTATGTATTAAATGGAGATAAACTAATAGAAGAACCAAATCCGACTTTTTCATTTATAGCAACAGAATCTCAAGAAATTGTTGCAGAAGTATATTCTTGGGAGGGTTGTGTAGCCTTTGATACAGTCGCAATAGAGGTTTTTGAATTACCGATTGCTAAAGCTGGTATTGATCATTCAATATGTACCTCTAGTGAGGTTGTTATAGGAGAAAACACCAATAGTAATTTTACTTATAGTTGGTCTCCTGCTTTAGGTTTAAATAGCACTTCTATTGCACAGCCAATGGCAAGTCCACAATCAACAACAACTTATTTTCTTACAGTAACTTCTGAAAAAGGATGTGTAAGTATTCAAGATTCTGTAACTGTTTCTGTAAATGAATTCTACGCTGTTAACGCAGGTAATGATCAAGAAATTTGTATTGGCGAAGGTGTTGAAATTGGAGGCTATCCCGTTATTGACGGTGGAGAACACGATTATAATTTTTCGTGGAAACCAAAAGTTGGCTTAGATAATGCTACATCAGCTCACCCGTTTGCATCGCCAACAACAACCCAAGAATACATTGTAACAGCGTCATTAGGAGATTGTATTTCTTATCAGGACACTGTTATTGTTACTGTAAACCCTTTGCCAGAAATTATTATAAGTAATGATATTGCGATTGGTTATAAAGGAGAAATAACTCTTTCAGCAAGTGGAGGAAAGTATTATTTATGGTATCCAGATTATAATATAGATCAACCGAATATAGCTACACCAACTGTAAACCCTGAGGTCACAACAACTTATACCGTTGAGGTAATGACTGATAAAGGGTGTACTGATACAAAAGAGGTAACAGTATATGTTGGAAATGAAGTTTTTGTTCCTAATCTATTTACACCAAATAATGATGGTAATAACGATACATTTTTAGTGTATGGAAAAGGAATAAATACACTCTCTATTAAAGTGACTGATCAAAAAGGAAAAGTTGTCTATTTCTCAAATACCAAAGAGGATATTATGGAAAAGGGTTGGGATGGTAAAAATGGTACTATTGATTTACCCAATGGGACATATTATTGGAAAATTCAAGGGGAATATGAAGACGGCTCTGAAGTGAGTTTTAAGGGCGGAAATACAGGGACAATCAATCTATTAAGATAA
- a CDS encoding OmpA family protein, whose product MKNIIKLCIAFCCFSMFSTTVVAQLSGYDALREYAPIRVSPAWGGFNTDASIGLLHKSINYGEGVYRNRSIVTAALPWINKETNLVQGGGGLYFLNESPSETVGFKTQEIGGSFAYTIRLKKNHDLALGLGVAWTSIRLSTDGVTTGSLWHPIYGYVPEAEINESFGYERNSYTSVYSGIMWSSLDRYNRERHRFGINLYRMNKPVNSSPLSEDNLNLGYSVTACLTMWAHPSLSITPDLFYELNDNRHFVQGTVWGGYHFFNENPTDPISTGSLVAGLSYSNNGSFGLGFKFDQKKYEIAMFNYFGTAINDVSLPNQSSFEIALRLKKELGSRKRNKVTYYKSTATNTKNKEYQYRSFNNKRDAVATNVESIDEIPSTTTNTPKSGSEMKPIKYTLQYRFNETRLTRQSQLQLDYTVKLLEDNPDLSIKIIGHSDDLGTDKVKAKVAWERAKQIRDYFWTKGIEKHRIQATSKGDKQPLVDNDTEENKAKNRRVELLIFEK is encoded by the coding sequence ATGAAAAATATAATAAAATTATGTATTGCGTTCTGTTGCTTTAGTATGTTTAGTACTACTGTAGTTGCACAACTTTCTGGTTATGATGCTTTAAGAGAATATGCTCCAATTAGGGTTTCGCCTGCATGGGGTGGTTTTAATACAGATGCATCTATAGGCTTACTCCATAAATCTATTAATTATGGAGAAGGTGTATACAGGAATAGAAGTATAGTAACTGCAGCCTTACCATGGATTAATAAAGAAACAAACTTAGTACAAGGTGGTGGCGGGCTTTATTTTTTAAATGAATCGCCTTCTGAAACTGTAGGTTTTAAAACGCAAGAAATTGGAGGTTCTTTTGCGTATACTATTCGATTAAAGAAAAACCATGATTTAGCTTTAGGTTTAGGTGTAGCATGGACTTCTATACGATTATCTACGGATGGAGTAACAACAGGAAGTTTATGGCATCCTATATATGGGTATGTTCCAGAAGCAGAAATTAATGAGTCTTTTGGCTATGAAAGAAATAGTTATACTAGTGTATATAGTGGTATAATGTGGTCTAGTTTAGACAGGTACAATAGAGAGCGTCATAGGTTTGGTATAAATTTATACCGCATGAACAAACCTGTTAATTCATCACCTCTATCAGAAGATAACCTAAACCTTGGTTACAGTGTAACGGCATGTTTGACTATGTGGGCACATCCTAGTTTATCAATTACTCCAGATCTTTTTTATGAATTAAATGATAACAGACATTTTGTGCAAGGAACTGTATGGGGAGGATATCATTTCTTTAATGAGAACCCTACAGACCCAATAAGCACAGGATCGTTAGTGGCGGGTCTATCGTATTCTAATAATGGAAGTTTTGGTTTAGGGTTTAAATTTGATCAAAAAAAGTATGAGATAGCCATGTTTAATTATTTTGGAACAGCTATTAACGATGTTTCTTTACCTAATCAATCATCTTTTGAAATAGCTTTAAGGTTAAAAAAAGAATTAGGTTCTCGAAAAAGAAATAAAGTAACATATTATAAGTCTACAGCCACGAACACAAAAAATAAGGAATACCAATATAGATCTTTTAATAATAAGAGAGATGCAGTAGCAACAAATGTTGAAAGTATTGACGAAATACCAAGCACAACGACAAACACTCCTAAATCTGGATCAGAAATGAAGCCAATTAAATATACTTTACAGTATAGGTTTAATGAAACACGCTTAACTAGACAATCACAATTACAGTTAGATTACACAGTGAAATTATTAGAAGATAACCCAGACTTAAGTATTAAAATTATTGGACATAGTGATGATCTTGGTACTGATAAAGTAAAAGCAAAAGTAGCTTGGGAAAGAGCGAAACAGATACGTGATTATTTCTGGACTAAAGGAATTGAAAAACACCGTATTCAGGCAACTTCTAAAGGAGATAAACAACCTTTAGTAGACAATGATACGGAAGAAAATAAAGCTAAAAACAGAAGAGTAGAACTATTAATTTTTGAGAAATAA
- a CDS encoding TonB-dependent receptor translates to MKLTLNIILLLSLLSSQRLFAQQIDKIGKENPVKVTGGISVNQTAYSAWGMESRRDPYRYILSGNLNFDVYGMAIPLSFSYSNQNFSYNQPFNQFSLAPTYKWMNFQVGYGSISLSPYTLGGHTFFGGSVSGSPSDRWDFTVMYGRLKKAVATSNEGGESPSFRRMGVGFKTDYRHKSGSLGISFFHAKDNPSTYPTDSLPEGLLPEENLATSFTIGQQIIENLTIQTEIGISFLTTDTQSEKSPDRPQGLDWIFTSRTSTAMYWAVNGGINYTIKGWNIGGSYERIGPEYRTLGSYYANSDLETATLNIAGGLFQNKINLGANLGTQRDNLTGANSSDMSNFNMAFNLAWNVNEKINVNSSYSNFRSFTVIRDQFEVINEADPNQPLDTLNYTQLTDAANIGINWRISQSKNIAQSISLNVNYQQTADLQTDSAAVNADSKFWNGALGWNWSHKPMDLRFGISANASLTQANAAMPSTFTTGPTLSITKGFLKKKIKARSSFSINQSRTDQIIQSMVYSWRLGASTTLNKVHTFNLSSVLLNRLDQQKADNSISELTVSLAYSFRFNGLKKTKSKETN, encoded by the coding sequence ATGAAACTAACACTCAACATAATCTTACTTTTATCTCTTTTATCTAGTCAACGGCTTTTTGCCCAACAAATAGATAAAATTGGGAAAGAGAATCCCGTAAAAGTTACAGGAGGTATTTCTGTTAATCAAACGGCTTATTCTGCATGGGGAATGGAAAGTAGAAGAGACCCTTACCGTTATATATTGTCTGGAAATTTAAATTTTGATGTATATGGAATGGCAATACCTCTTTCTTTTTCATATTCCAATCAAAACTTTAGTTACAATCAACCATTTAATCAATTCTCTCTTGCGCCTACATATAAATGGATGAACTTTCAGGTTGGGTATGGAAGTATTAGTTTATCACCCTATACACTAGGGGGACATACATTTTTTGGAGGTTCTGTATCTGGAAGTCCTTCGGATAGATGGGATTTTACAGTAATGTATGGGAGATTAAAAAAAGCAGTTGCAACAAGTAATGAAGGAGGAGAATCTCCATCATTTAGAAGAATGGGAGTAGGCTTTAAAACAGACTACAGACATAAATCTGGAAGTTTGGGTATTTCATTTTTTCATGCAAAAGACAATCCATCAACCTATCCAACAGATTCTCTACCAGAAGGATTACTTCCAGAAGAAAATTTAGCAACATCTTTTACTATTGGTCAACAAATAATAGAAAATTTAACTATTCAAACTGAAATAGGCATATCCTTCTTGACAACAGATACTCAATCCGAAAAAAGCCCTGATCGACCTCAAGGTTTAGATTGGATTTTTACAAGCCGAACCTCTACTGCTATGTACTGGGCTGTTAACGGAGGTATTAATTATACAATAAAAGGATGGAATATTGGAGGCTCTTACGAAAGAATTGGTCCAGAATATAGAACATTAGGGAGTTATTATGCAAATAGTGATCTTGAAACAGCTACTTTGAATATTGCTGGAGGTCTTTTTCAAAATAAAATTAATCTTGGGGCAAATTTAGGAACACAAAGAGATAATCTAACAGGGGCTAACTCTAGTGATATGTCAAATTTTAATATGGCGTTTAATTTGGCTTGGAATGTAAATGAAAAGATTAATGTAAATTCAAGCTATTCTAACTTTCGTTCTTTTACAGTAATTAGAGATCAATTTGAGGTGATAAATGAAGCAGACCCTAATCAACCTTTAGACACTTTAAATTATACACAACTTACAGATGCAGCAAATATTGGAATTAATTGGAGAATCTCACAATCTAAGAATATTGCACAAAGTATATCACTTAATGTAAATTACCAACAAACTGCAGACCTGCAGACAGATTCTGCAGCGGTTAATGCAGATAGTAAATTTTGGAATGGAGCATTAGGATGGAATTGGTCACATAAACCAATGGATTTAAGATTTGGTATTAGTGCCAATGCTAGCTTAACACAGGCAAACGCAGCAATGCCTAGTACGTTTACAACGGGGCCTACTTTAAGTATAACAAAAGGATTTTTAAAGAAAAAGATAAAAGCTAGATCAAGTTTTTCTATTAATCAAAGTAGAACAGATCAAATAATACAATCTATGGTTTATAGTTGGAGGTTAGGTGCTTCAACTACTCTAAATAAAGTGCATACGTTCAATTTAAGTAGTGTACTTTTAAACCGTTTAGACCAGCAAAAAGCAGATAATTCAATTTCTGAACTAACAGTCTCTTTGGCATATAGTTTTAGATTTAATGGATTAAAAAAGACAAAATCTAAAGAAACTAACTAA
- a CDS encoding fibronectin type III domain-containing protein has translation MRLIKLYTNTLCIVILIFGVNMMALGQQINAETTSEIKVIGKIHKDFLEIRWAPTTSISWQLLNKYGYKIERVTTFRDGKLLKKAEKKVLKEKVTLSSQEQWGEVFKKDTSDVYLPIAAQALYGKSFNLDASGSMNNGLAQIVNQVKDREARFTYALFSADQSASVAKLSGLSFKDNTIVKGERYLYRVYSLVPDSIEMIKKGIVLLNTENYKPLPEPFRVNAKYTQGLVNVSWDWIMLSNVFSSYWVQRSDDNGKSYIDLTETPFIQPTKDKPSPNMLYIDTLGKQEGTYSYRIKGKDAFGEWGPYSKPINVVAYPEMKFIPEIKAKEDNLSGSVLIEWKVDETKTLGVEKFILARGETDQLFDTIQHNLIPKTGDFIDLGPNSSNYYKLGAVNRDGKVNWSLLSFVQLDDSIPPSIPTELIGKVDSVGRIEMSWNPSPEYDLYGYRVFKANEKEGAYIQVTTKEIQETSFTDSISLKVLNKKVYYKVMALDKRGNPSQLSEPLIISRPDIIPPSTPLFTVTRNDSKGPYIEWFPSTSEDAEFHLMYRRGADETERWELILEKGVVKGKQLFIDSTVINHDPYYYLMIAVDESGLESVPTKPVMLHKFDKKEREGVSSLVIKRDEKGVRLNWKAPISGQYIIDVYRAKDDEPIRHYARQEELSSTFLDNKVADGAIYKYRVKLIYADGATSNFSQPVQLKF, from the coding sequence ATGAGATTAATTAAGCTATATACAAATACCTTGTGTATTGTTATTTTGATCTTTGGTGTCAACATGATGGCATTAGGGCAACAAATAAATGCAGAGACCACTTCTGAAATAAAGGTTATTGGCAAAATACATAAAGATTTCTTAGAAATACGTTGGGCTCCAACAACTTCAATTTCATGGCAACTATTAAACAAGTATGGTTATAAAATTGAACGAGTAACGACTTTTAGAGATGGGAAACTTTTAAAAAAAGCAGAGAAAAAAGTACTAAAAGAAAAAGTTACTTTATCTAGTCAAGAACAATGGGGGGAAGTATTTAAGAAAGATACCTCCGATGTTTATTTACCTATTGCCGCACAGGCATTATATGGTAAAAGTTTTAACTTAGATGCAAGTGGATCTATGAATAACGGATTAGCACAAATCGTTAATCAGGTAAAAGATAGAGAGGCTCGGTTTACTTATGCACTTTTTAGTGCAGATCAATCAGCTTCAGTAGCAAAACTATCAGGGCTGTCTTTTAAAGATAATACTATAGTTAAGGGAGAAAGGTACCTTTATAGAGTATATAGCTTAGTTCCTGATTCTATTGAAATGATAAAAAAAGGAATAGTACTTCTAAATACTGAAAATTATAAGCCCTTACCAGAACCTTTTAGAGTAAATGCAAAATACACGCAAGGGTTGGTAAATGTTAGTTGGGATTGGATAATGTTAAGTAATGTTTTTAGTAGTTATTGGGTACAAAGATCTGATGATAACGGCAAGTCTTATATAGATTTAACAGAAACACCTTTTATTCAACCTACTAAAGACAAGCCCTCTCCTAATATGTTATACATAGATACATTAGGAAAGCAAGAAGGTACCTACTCTTATAGAATTAAAGGTAAGGATGCTTTTGGAGAGTGGGGCCCTTATTCAAAACCAATCAATGTTGTTGCTTATCCAGAAATGAAATTTATTCCTGAAATTAAAGCAAAAGAAGATAATTTATCTGGAAGTGTTTTAATAGAATGGAAAGTAGATGAAACAAAAACTTTAGGTGTAGAAAAGTTTATCTTAGCAAGAGGAGAAACAGATCAATTATTTGATACTATACAACATAATTTAATTCCTAAAACAGGTGATTTTATAGATTTAGGACCAAATTCTTCTAATTATTACAAGTTAGGTGCGGTAAATCGTGATGGGAAAGTAAATTGGTCTTTACTATCTTTTGTTCAGTTAGACGATAGTATACCACCTTCTATTCCAACAGAATTAATTGGAAAAGTAGATTCCGTTGGAAGAATTGAAATGTCTTGGAACCCAAGTCCTGAATATGATCTATATGGTTATAGAGTATTTAAAGCAAATGAAAAAGAAGGTGCCTACATTCAAGTAACTACAAAAGAAATACAAGAAACTTCTTTTACAGATTCAATAAGTTTAAAGGTTTTAAATAAGAAAGTCTATTATAAAGTTATGGCTTTAGATAAACGTGGTAATCCATCCCAGTTATCTGAACCATTAATAATTTCAAGACCAGATATAATACCTCCTTCAACACCTCTTTTTACTGTTACTAGAAATGATAGTAAAGGGCCTTACATTGAATGGTTTCCAAGTACAAGTGAAGATGCTGAATTTCACCTAATGTATAGAAGAGGTGCTGATGAAACAGAAAGATGGGAATTGATACTAGAAAAAGGTGTTGTGAAGGGCAAACAACTTTTTATAGATTCTACTGTTATTAATCATGATCCCTATTATTATTTAATGATTGCAGTTGATGAGAGTGGGTTAGAATCTGTACCAACAAAGCCTGTGATGTTACATAAATTTGATAAAAAAGAACGAGAAGGTGTTTCTTCTTTAGTAATTAAAAGAGATGAAAAGGGGGTTAGATTGAATTGGAAAGCTCCTATTAGTGGACAATATATTATTGATGTATATAGAGCAAAAGATGATGAACCAATTAGACATTATGCGAGACAGGAAGAGTTATCATCTACTTTTTTAGATAATAAGGTAGCTGATGGTGCTATATATAAATATAGAGTAAAGCTTATTTATGCTGATGGTGCTACTTCTAATTTTAGTCAACCTGTTCAATTAAAATTTTAG